A genome region from Clostridia bacterium includes the following:
- a CDS encoding InlB B-repeat-containing protein, which translates to MRKNLTTIAIILLLVLALSCGLAACGTQEAKLTSIKVATGSLKNAYTVGDELNLDGARLVLSYSDGSTKEIELTENMLSGEFNTKSEGSRSIIVTYSDQSCKFSYTVVAPAAASHVLSVELTGIKTNYKVNESMSYEGTLSATFDDGTSGEWTLESIRRTLNVNGFKTDKAGNFVCQLSFDSVYGMITADYAYQVAQPAKITKATYTYNQPLVVFVDDTRAEFATALSAYPFEVTYSDDTVEQVYVRDANAIDRNFSTEAVSANNAVNVTVTDAQGRTVKVSVPYAVVERYAIHEVTFEPNFESAARVTVRSSEWTGKVAQQNYNRKGYACLGWYVGSESGERFNFNSVVEDDLLLVAKWQTQDYYVKITNFGQPYGSTRFYTVADTLTLDEPLAQDGYEFLYYTYNGTPIENNTIYAGTYAENLDLVAVWHAIEYDVSYVLNDSLTYPVTNKEAFAPAKYTTQDTRALTAPVREGYTFVGWSTEQNGTRMVSSFGGLTGDLTLYANWTANTYYVTFIQAETGREIGTKLGFSAGATDDIAIKPAEVVGYRFEGWYTDEGCENIFNNGVYVIRRGAFAADFTLYAKTTPVYTLYLAREDREGKTAVQFAVGEDEDEAYLSAWRDASTRRNCLLDHWYYAGDDTLDALSLRIETGDETAVSATTEALAAYDGKTLTAVWKGYERTITYYYNDDRNTQVTATYDTYLGTVLMEPERAGYYFAGWKRNSLLSGATYTEIGGCEENADLSFYAKWIVTSYTVRFYYLLDDASLLTKKLENVKSTAAYTVDTYDYTVESPTLAFTTVSAKYNTFGGWYTSMEFSPRTRVGELTQGTVGITELYAKWTPTVYGIRFYDKGTSAFGGTLDGNQIHEVTYRTGDVVLYTPAKRGYAFEGWYRDRAATEKMAQNDAGQYVVNIGDVLDEIGDTLRPDDGNMQYVVTAYAKWTAIPYTITFGNGKAGNTTVSVWDNPNTEGSDTTLTFTADYPVTLADATANGYAFLGWYTDNTYARQVRSTAELFENTALYPKWEKATYQIAYGNLTEEKVTALNLPTTYQLSGNLSAASSFNTNLKNKLVRFGYTIVAVYETEDLSGTAVTMLGSASPNGTNAPYCKDVVLYCDWATVTYVVALKYTTPTGTTADYVAAEWGAKSRSMTVEDIGDGYQLPQMSQTGYVTQRDWYADKTFTKPIADGVLTVDLLESYKSLLTGTTTKTLTVYSRFEAQTYTLSFRCGVEGAALPADTTFTYFEGKALQELDSTETHKWFGWYTDETYSQRVQNVNINKSTNNLVAAEDLVLWGRMEAYRTITYDLAGADELTNPTVRFTTADVVTLPTAVYSDKVFAGWYIEDVGNVGVTLTGIDRDVTVTPLFANKGTTAKTYLGYNADGTAGVVCRYEGANTCVLPTTMGTAAMYAAGTEIPVTAIANGVFDGKATSSINIPTGYTSIGRRAFAGCKISAVTLPATVTTIGSDAFAGCTSLKTATILGGAIGANSYLFSGCTTLTTVTIRDCTIADNSNMLYGCAKVTTVTLDCDTVGVKALVGASALSKLYVKGNVAIATMFNTTSGQVNYPDTLNELHITGDSITQSFGNLIEKFTTIGNVYLDANAVVDVSYIATFLSTRTIYVPSALVETYKATYPDWNILSK; encoded by the coding sequence ATGAGAAAAAACCTGACGACGATTGCTATAATATTGCTGTTGGTGCTTGCGCTATCTTGCGGTCTGGCCGCCTGCGGCACCCAAGAGGCCAAGTTGACGTCTATCAAGGTGGCAACGGGCTCCTTGAAAAACGCCTATACTGTGGGCGACGAATTGAACCTCGACGGCGCGCGCCTCGTCCTCTCCTACTCGGACGGCAGTACCAAAGAAATCGAATTGACCGAGAATATGCTGTCGGGCGAATTCAATACCAAATCCGAAGGCAGCCGCTCCATCATCGTGACCTACTCCGACCAAAGTTGCAAATTCTCGTACACCGTGGTGGCCCCCGCCGCCGCGTCGCACGTGCTGTCCGTCGAATTGACGGGTATAAAGACCAACTACAAAGTAAACGAAAGTATGAGCTACGAGGGCACGTTGTCCGCTACCTTTGACGACGGTACCTCGGGCGAATGGACGCTGGAAAGCATACGCCGCACGCTGAACGTCAACGGATTCAAAACGGACAAGGCCGGCAACTTCGTGTGTCAGTTGTCCTTTGACTCGGTCTACGGCATGATCACGGCGGACTACGCCTATCAAGTGGCGCAACCCGCCAAAATCACCAAAGCGACATACACCTATAATCAACCCCTCGTGGTCTTCGTGGACGACACGCGGGCGGAATTTGCGACGGCGCTATCCGCCTACCCCTTCGAGGTGACCTACTCGGACGACACCGTGGAACAAGTGTACGTGCGGGACGCGAACGCCATAGACCGCAACTTCTCCACCGAAGCCGTGAGCGCCAACAACGCCGTGAACGTGACCGTGACCGACGCGCAGGGGCGCACCGTCAAGGTGAGCGTGCCCTACGCGGTGGTGGAACGCTATGCGATACACGAAGTTACCTTTGAACCCAACTTCGAAAGCGCGGCAAGGGTGACCGTGCGGTCGAGCGAATGGACGGGCAAGGTGGCGCAGCAGAATTACAACCGCAAAGGCTACGCCTGCCTCGGCTGGTACGTAGGGAGCGAAAGCGGCGAACGCTTTAACTTCAACTCGGTGGTGGAGGACGACCTGTTGCTCGTCGCCAAGTGGCAGACACAAGACTACTATGTCAAAATCACCAATTTCGGGCAGCCCTACGGCAGTACGCGCTTTTATACGGTGGCGGACACCTTGACCTTGGACGAACCGCTGGCGCAGGACGGTTATGAATTCCTCTACTACACCTACAACGGCACGCCCATCGAAAATAACACCATTTACGCGGGTACGTATGCCGAAAATCTGGACCTCGTGGCCGTGTGGCACGCCATCGAATACGACGTGAGTTACGTGCTGAACGACAGCTTGACCTACCCCGTGACCAACAAGGAAGCCTTTGCGCCCGCGAAATATACGACGCAGGATACGCGTGCGCTCACCGCGCCCGTGCGCGAGGGGTACACCTTTGTAGGCTGGAGCACCGAGCAGAACGGCACCCGAATGGTCTCTTCGTTCGGCGGCCTAACGGGCGACTTGACGCTCTACGCCAACTGGACGGCCAACACCTATTACGTCACCTTTATCCAAGCCGAAACGGGCCGCGAGATCGGCACGAAACTCGGCTTCAGCGCGGGCGCGACGGACGATATCGCAATCAAACCCGCCGAAGTGGTGGGCTACCGCTTCGAGGGCTGGTATACGGATGAAGGGTGCGAAAATATCTTCAACAACGGCGTGTACGTGATACGCCGCGGGGCGTTCGCGGCTGACTTCACCTTGTACGCCAAGACCACGCCCGTGTATACCTTGTACCTCGCAAGGGAAGACCGCGAGGGTAAAACCGCCGTGCAATTCGCTGTGGGCGAGGACGAGGACGAGGCTTACCTGTCCGCTTGGCGCGACGCTTCGACAAGACGGAATTGCCTGTTGGACCATTGGTATTATGCGGGGGACGACACGCTCGACGCGCTGTCGCTGCGCATAGAAACGGGGGACGAAACCGCCGTATCCGCGACGACGGAAGCGTTGGCCGCCTACGACGGCAAAACTTTGACCGCCGTGTGGAAAGGCTACGAACGCACCATAACCTACTACTATAACGACGACCGAAACACGCAGGTAACGGCAACATACGACACCTACCTCGGCACCGTGCTGATGGAACCCGAAAGAGCCGGCTACTACTTCGCAGGGTGGAAACGCAACAGCCTTTTGTCGGGCGCAACCTATACCGAGATAGGCGGTTGCGAGGAAAACGCCGACCTGTCCTTCTACGCCAAGTGGATAGTGACCTCGTACACCGTGAGATTCTACTACCTATTGGACGACGCGTCCCTCTTGACCAAAAAGTTGGAAAACGTCAAGTCCACCGCGGCCTATACCGTGGATACCTACGACTACACCGTGGAAAGCCCGACCTTGGCCTTTACGACCGTGTCGGCCAAATACAACACCTTTGGCGGGTGGTACACCTCGATGGAGTTCTCCCCCCGCACGAGGGTGGGCGAATTGACGCAAGGAACGGTGGGTATCACCGAATTGTACGCCAAGTGGACGCCCACCGTGTACGGCATACGCTTCTACGACAAGGGCACGTCCGCCTTCGGCGGCACCTTGGACGGCAACCAGATACACGAAGTGACCTACCGCACGGGTGACGTCGTGCTGTATACGCCCGCGAAACGCGGCTACGCCTTCGAGGGGTGGTATCGGGATAGAGCCGCCACCGAAAAGATGGCGCAGAACGACGCGGGACAGTACGTGGTGAATATCGGCGACGTGCTGGACGAGATAGGCGACACATTGCGGCCGGACGACGGCAATATGCAATACGTCGTGACCGCATACGCCAAGTGGACGGCCATACCCTATACCATTACGTTCGGCAACGGAAAGGCGGGCAATACGACCGTGAGCGTATGGGATAACCCCAATACGGAAGGTAGCGACACCACCTTGACCTTTACGGCGGACTACCCCGTGACACTCGCCGACGCCACCGCCAACGGCTACGCGTTCCTCGGCTGGTACACGGACAACACCTACGCGCGGCAGGTGCGCTCGACCGCGGAATTGTTTGAGAATACCGCGCTGTATCCCAAATGGGAAAAGGCGACCTACCAAATTGCCTATGGCAATTTGACCGAAGAGAAAGTGACCGCGCTGAACCTGCCGACCACCTACCAGTTGAGCGGCAACCTGAGCGCGGCGAGCTCTTTCAACACCAACCTGAAGAATAAACTGGTGCGCTTCGGCTACACCATCGTCGCCGTGTACGAAACCGAAGACTTGTCGGGTACGGCGGTGACTATGCTGGGCAGCGCCTCGCCCAACGGCACCAACGCGCCCTACTGTAAAGACGTCGTGCTGTACTGCGATTGGGCCACGGTGACCTACGTCGTGGCGTTGAAGTACACGACACCCACGGGCACGACCGCCGACTACGTGGCCGCCGAATGGGGCGCGAAGAGCAGGTCTATGACCGTGGAAGACATAGGCGACGGGTATCAACTGCCGCAAATGAGCCAAACGGGATACGTGACGCAACGGGATTGGTACGCGGATAAGACCTTCACCAAGCCCATAGCGGACGGCGTGCTGACCGTGGACCTATTGGAGTCCTACAAATCGCTCCTGACGGGCACGACGACCAAGACGTTGACGGTGTACAGCCGCTTCGAAGCGCAAACGTACACGCTGTCCTTCCGCTGTGGCGTGGAGGGCGCGGCGTTGCCCGCGGATACGACCTTTACCTATTTTGAGGGAAAAGCCTTGCAGGAATTGGACAGCACGGAGACGCACAAGTGGTTCGGCTGGTACACGGACGAGACCTACTCTCAACGCGTGCAAAACGTCAATATCAACAAGAGCACCAACAATCTGGTGGCGGCCGAAGACCTCGTTTTGTGGGGACGTATGGAGGCATACCGTACCATTACCTACGATTTGGCGGGCGCGGACGAACTGACGAATCCCACCGTGCGCTTCACGACGGCGGACGTGGTGACGCTGCCGACCGCCGTCTACTCGGACAAAGTGTTCGCGGGCTGGTATATAGAAGACGTGGGCAACGTAGGCGTGACCTTAACGGGTATCGACCGCGACGTGACCGTGACGCCCCTCTTTGCCAACAAGGGCACGACCGCCAAGACCTACCTCGGCTATAACGCCGACGGAACGGCGGGCGTGGTGTGCCGCTACGAAGGGGCGAATACCTGCGTACTACCCACCACGATGGGTACCGCCGCCATGTACGCGGCCGGAACGGAAATACCCGTGACCGCCATAGCAAACGGCGTGTTCGACGGCAAGGCGACCTCGTCCATCAATATTCCCACGGGATATACGAGCATCGGGCGCCGCGCGTTCGCGGGGTGCAAGATAAGCGCCGTCACCCTGCCCGCCACCGTGACGACCATCGGCAGCGACGCCTTTGCGGGGTGCACCTCCTTGAAGACCGCCACCATTCTGGGCGGCGCGATAGGCGCGAACAGTTACCTCTTCTCGGGCTGTACCACCTTGACCACGGTCACCATCCGCGACTGCACGATAGCGGACAACAGCAATATGCTGTACGGTTGCGCCAAGGTGACAACCGTGACCCTCGACTGCGACACCGTGGGCGTGAAAGCGTTGGTGGGCGCAAGCGCGCTCTCCAAATTGTACGTCAAAGGCAACGTTGCCATTGCGACCATGTTCAATACCACGTCGGGGCAAGTCAACTATCCCGACACGCTGAACGAATTGCATATAACGGGGGATAGCATAACGCAATCCTTTGGCAACCTCATCGAGAAATTCACGACCATCGGCAATGTGTATTTGGACGCAAACGCAGTGGTAGACGTAAGCTATATCGCCACCTTCCTGTCCACCCGAACGATATACGTGCCGTCGGCCTTGGTGGAAACCTACAAGGCGACCTATCCCGACTGGAATATCCTGTCCAAATAG
- the htpG gene encoding molecular chaperone HtpG, which translates to MRKFKTESQKILDIMINSIYTNKEIFLRELISNCSDAIDKLYFKSLSENISGLTRDSFSIRVDVDKDERTITVSDNGIGMTAEELDSNLGVIARSGSSEFKAANVDDNIDIIGQFGVGFYSAFMVAKKVKVLSKKYGETEANVWTSSGVEGYEIKPAEKEGYGTEITLYLKDDTDEENYDRFLEEYTLRDLIKKYSDYIRYPIVMQVTEYQKAEEGEEEQEVKVDKTVNSMTPLWVKNKSEVKEEEYNEFYKANFYDYEDPLLVIHTKVEGKVDYKALLYVPAKAPYDYYSKNYEKGLKLYTAGVMISEKCADLLPDCFSFVKGLVDSDLPLNISRETIQQNHQLKAIAANLETKIQKELLSLMEKDREKYEKFYKAFGLQLKYGAYADWGMHKDLVQDLLLWRSVKDDKMVSLKEYVEAMPEGQPAVYYGVGRSVEMVKAMPQSEQILDKGYDVLCFDADIDEFAVKMLRDYKEKTFANIADEVAEESEEKADDHQDVFDFAKEHLGDKVSKVKPTQRLKSHAVCLTAMGDVSLEMERVLNAMPNAEGNVRAERVLEINTTHPVFDKLVKLFAEDKDKAADLVDVLYDHACMSVGLAVDNPASYVAKVTKLLTE; encoded by the coding sequence ATGAGAAAATTCAAAACGGAATCGCAAAAGATATTGGACATCATGATCAATTCCATCTACACCAACAAGGAGATATTCTTGCGCGAACTCATATCCAACTGCTCGGACGCCATCGACAAATTGTATTTTAAGAGCCTGTCCGAGAACATTTCTGGGCTTACGAGAGACAGTTTCTCCATTCGCGTGGACGTAGACAAGGACGAGCGCACCATCACGGTGTCCGACAACGGCATCGGCATGACCGCCGAGGAGTTGGACTCCAATCTGGGCGTCATCGCGCGTTCGGGCTCGTCCGAGTTCAAGGCCGCCAACGTGGACGACAATATCGACATTATCGGCCAATTCGGCGTGGGATTCTATTCGGCCTTTATGGTGGCCAAGAAGGTCAAGGTGCTTTCCAAAAAGTACGGAGAGACCGAGGCCAACGTGTGGACGTCTTCGGGCGTCGAGGGCTACGAGATCAAGCCCGCCGAAAAAGAGGGCTACGGCACCGAGATCACCCTCTACCTCAAGGACGACACGGACGAGGAGAATTACGACCGCTTCTTAGAGGAGTACACCTTGCGCGACCTCATCAAGAAGTATTCGGATTATATTCGCTATCCCATCGTGATGCAGGTCACCGAGTACCAAAAGGCCGAGGAGGGCGAAGAGGAGCAAGAGGTCAAGGTGGACAAGACCGTCAACTCCATGACGCCGTTGTGGGTCAAAAACAAGAGCGAGGTCAAAGAGGAAGAATACAACGAGTTCTACAAGGCCAACTTCTACGACTACGAGGATCCTTTGTTGGTCATTCACACCAAGGTAGAGGGCAAGGTGGACTACAAGGCTTTGCTGTACGTCCCCGCCAAAGCCCCCTACGATTATTACAGCAAGAATTACGAAAAAGGGCTCAAACTGTACACGGCGGGCGTGATGATCAGCGAGAAGTGCGCCGACCTCTTGCCCGACTGCTTCTCCTTCGTCAAGGGCTTGGTGGACAGCGATCTGCCCCTCAACATTTCGCGCGAGACCATTCAGCAAAATCACCAGCTCAAAGCCATCGCCGCCAACCTCGAGACCAAGATTCAAAAGGAACTCTTGTCTTTGATGGAAAAGGACCGCGAGAAGTACGAGAAGTTCTACAAGGCGTTCGGTCTCCAACTCAAATACGGCGCCTACGCGGATTGGGGTATGCACAAAGACCTCGTGCAGGATCTTCTGTTGTGGCGTAGCGTCAAGGACGACAAGATGGTCAGCCTCAAAGAATATGTGGAAGCCATGCCCGAGGGGCAACCCGCCGTCTACTACGGCGTAGGGCGCTCGGTCGAGATGGTCAAGGCCATGCCGCAGAGCGAGCAGATCCTCGACAAAGGCTACGACGTCCTCTGTTTCGACGCCGATATCGACGAGTTCGCGGTCAAAATGCTCCGCGACTACAAAGAGAAGACCTTTGCCAATATCGCCGACGAAGTCGCCGAGGAGAGCGAGGAAAAAGCGGACGACCACCAAGACGTCTTCGACTTCGCCAAAGAGCATTTGGGCGACAAGGTGTCCAAGGTCAAGCCCACCCAGCGGCTCAAATCGCACGCCGTATGCCTCACGGCCATGGGCGACGTCAGCTTGGAGATGGAACGCGTGCTCAACGCCATGCCCAACGCCGAGGGCAACGTCCGCGCCGAGCGTGTGCTGGAGATCAACACCACCCATCCCGTGTTCGACAAACTCGTCAAACTGTTCGCCGAGGACAAGGACAAAGCCGCCGACTTGGTGGACGTGCTGTACGACCACGCGTGTATGTCCGTCGGGCTTGCCGTCGACAATCCCGCTTCCTACGTCGCCAAAGTCACCAAACTCCTCACCGAGTAA
- a CDS encoding DUF5110 domain-containing protein, with product MSRFSIPMAPAAAENTYVYGDARVSVICDGLLRVETKPFSDYPTQKVWHRNLGVVRYQTTQQDGVLTVTTSRAAFAVSDKGKLLHVKLGNAVVTDFARGNLKGTARTLDNAWGAIKLSEGLVSAGGVTVMTDDSLLLKGEDIVKRAAGKDYYVFAYGRDYRACMRAFYGICGQVPLIPKYALGNWWSRYKAYTQEEYEGVIARFEREKIPVTVATIDMDWHWVDVIKRFGKEAKAKGGRNFADRAMAKFMPGWTGYSWNTDLFPDHKAFLRRLQEGGYHVTLNVHPSHGVRFFEDRYPEMCEAMGLDPDKKPYIRFKLGDKRFLQAYFDVLHHPLEKEGVDFWWLDWQQGKRSDVEGLDPLWAVNHYHYLDSDRGDKRPLILSRYAGDGSHRYPLGFSGDSAQNWASLRFQPYFTANAANAGYTWWSHDIGGHHFCRKDDELFTRWVQFGIFSPIHRLHSTANEFMSKEPWRCGGEAHRTIRDCMRLRHRLIPYIYSAAYRTHKEGVALCEPMYYGNPLSPEAYTVPNEYRFGSQLIVAPITEKANETTMRASVKVWLPEGTYTDVFTGAVYRGGRYYTMCRDLTKIPVLASAGAIIPMYRDADSNNLSNDQPLEVYIYHGNGQFVLYEDDGETKAYKRGVYAKTEMSVREEGNRLTFTIAPFEGDESVVPSRREVTLRFADVDAGTVVYDGVSQPLVDGAFTVAFDADKGVTVCLESCRYHDNAPVKEQVIDVISSYQMNHGRKLRRFGYMVKRPMAKLRAGKALRLPVEEVQAIQRGMNAERDKR from the coding sequence ATGTCGCGTTTTTCCATTCCCATGGCGCCTGCCGCCGCCGAGAATACCTACGTCTACGGAGACGCCCGCGTCAGCGTTATATGCGACGGGCTTCTGCGCGTGGAGACCAAGCCGTTCAGCGATTATCCCACCCAAAAGGTGTGGCATCGCAACTTGGGCGTCGTTCGCTATCAGACCACGCAGCAGGACGGCGTTCTCACCGTCACCACGTCCCGCGCCGCATTCGCCGTGTCCGACAAGGGCAAGTTGCTACACGTCAAGTTGGGCAACGCCGTCGTCACGGATTTCGCTCGCGGCAATCTCAAAGGCACCGCGCGAACTTTGGACAACGCGTGGGGCGCCATCAAATTGTCCGAGGGACTCGTCTCGGCGGGCGGCGTTACCGTTATGACGGACGACAGCCTTCTTCTCAAGGGCGAGGATATCGTCAAGCGCGCCGCCGGCAAGGATTATTACGTCTTCGCCTATGGCCGCGACTATCGCGCGTGTATGCGCGCATTCTATGGCATTTGCGGCCAAGTGCCCCTCATTCCCAAGTACGCTTTGGGCAACTGGTGGAGCCGCTACAAGGCCTACACGCAAGAGGAGTACGAGGGCGTTATCGCGCGCTTCGAGCGGGAGAAAATCCCCGTCACGGTGGCCACCATCGATATGGATTGGCATTGGGTTGACGTCATCAAGCGCTTCGGCAAAGAGGCCAAGGCCAAGGGCGGGCGCAACTTCGCCGACAGAGCCATGGCCAAGTTCATGCCCGGTTGGACGGGTTACAGTTGGAATACCGACCTCTTCCCCGATCACAAGGCATTTCTCCGTCGGCTTCAAGAGGGCGGCTACCACGTCACGCTCAACGTGCACCCCTCGCACGGCGTGCGCTTTTTCGAGGACAGATATCCCGAGATGTGCGAGGCGATGGGGCTCGATCCCGACAAGAAGCCGTACATTCGCTTCAAATTGGGCGACAAGCGGTTTTTACAGGCCTATTTCGACGTATTGCACCACCCCTTGGAGAAGGAAGGCGTGGACTTCTGGTGGTTGGATTGGCAGCAGGGCAAACGCTCGGACGTAGAGGGGTTGGATCCCCTTTGGGCGGTCAATCACTACCACTACCTCGATTCCGACCGAGGTGACAAGCGTCCCCTCATCTTGTCGCGCTATGCGGGCGACGGTTCGCACCGCTACCCCTTGGGCTTTTCGGGGGACAGCGCCCAAAATTGGGCGAGTCTGCGCTTCCAACCCTACTTTACGGCCAACGCCGCCAATGCGGGCTACACTTGGTGGAGCCACGATATCGGCGGGCATCATTTCTGCCGCAAGGACGACGAACTGTTCACGCGTTGGGTGCAATTCGGCATTTTCAGCCCCATTCATCGCCTGCATTCCACGGCCAACGAGTTTATGAGCAAGGAGCCGTGGCGTTGCGGGGGCGAGGCGCACCGCACCATACGCGACTGTATGCGTTTGCGCCACCGTCTCATTCCGTACATTTATTCGGCGGCCTACCGCACGCACAAAGAGGGCGTGGCCCTGTGCGAGCCCATGTATTACGGCAATCCGCTCAGCCCCGAGGCCTACACCGTGCCCAACGAGTACCGCTTCGGCTCCCAACTCATCGTCGCGCCCATCACCGAAAAGGCCAACGAGACCACTATGCGCGCTTCGGTCAAGGTATGGCTGCCCGAGGGTACCTACACCGACGTCTTCACGGGCGCGGTCTATCGCGGCGGACGCTACTACACGATGTGCCGCGACCTCACCAAGATACCCGTGCTGGCCTCGGCGGGCGCCATCATTCCCATGTACCGCGACGCGGACAGCAACAATCTGTCCAACGACCAACCCCTCGAGGTATATATCTATCACGGCAACGGTCAATTCGTTCTATACGAGGACGACGGCGAGACCAAGGCCTACAAACGGGGCGTTTACGCCAAGACCGAGATGTCCGTCCGCGAGGAGGGCAATCGGCTCACCTTCACTATAGCGCCCTTCGAGGGGGACGAAAGCGTCGTGCCCTCTCGCCGCGAGGTCACCTTGCGTTTCGCCGACGTGGACGCGGGCACTGTCGTATACGACGGCGTGTCCCAACCCCTGGTCGACGGGGCGTTCACCGTCGCGTTTGACGCGGATAAGGGGGTGACGGTATGCCTCGAATCGTGCCGTTACCACGACAACGCCCCCGTCAAGGAGCAGGTCATCGACGTCATTTCGTCCTACCAGATGAATCACGGGCGCAAGCTTCGTCGGTTCGGCTATATGGTCAAGCGGCCTATGGCCAAGTTGCGCGCGGGCAAGGCGCTGCGCCTTCCCGTCGAAGAGGTGCAGGCCATTCAGCGCGGCATGAACGCCGAGCGGGACAAACGCTGA
- the hflX gene encoding GTPase HflX — MDAVLVHDMIYGNLEGIKKATLWAMKEWPEQYDRTLFIDRELLAEMVRTSLSLNRELCVFLSRSGRLLAIGVGNASTVPLKDLSKKRSDKRLNGVRCIHTHPNASGRLSDVDVSALTASRFDCMCAVGARDGRVVDMEVAYLTPAGVEKVYIRGSHFDDADLLGRIGVAEADTKRQAIPEREAGRCLLVHAGDERDVKESLSELAALSLTLGYTPVDELVQKREKPDRLTYVGSGKVSELALTCQVKGVDTVICDHQLSGVQIRNLENALGLTVIDRTTVILDIFARHATTNEGKLQVELARLQHSLPLVGNGEEGLSRQRGGLHAMAGAGETKAETDRRTIRRQIVQVREKLKKLEEERDSRRQTRQAGGLKNVVIVGYTNAGKSTLMNYITKAGVLEENKLFATLDSVSRTVWDDGYKYLLTDTVGFIRRLPHEFIEAFKSTLDEARYADLLLHVVDCSSPHMTEEFDVVEDVLHQIGAYAPTLIVYNKVDRGVSGPLPRLVDAVRVSAKTGEGIDDLRRLIKQKLTQEGE; from the coding sequence GTGGACGCGGTTTTGGTGCACGATATGATATACGGCAATTTGGAAGGTATCAAAAAAGCGACCCTTTGGGCGATGAAGGAGTGGCCGGAGCAATACGACCGCACCCTTTTTATCGACCGCGAGTTGCTTGCCGAGATGGTGCGCACTTCCCTTTCTCTCAATCGGGAGTTGTGCGTCTTTTTGTCGCGTAGCGGCCGACTATTGGCCATCGGCGTAGGCAACGCGTCCACCGTCCCCCTCAAAGACCTCAGCAAGAAACGGAGCGACAAACGGCTTAACGGCGTGCGTTGCATTCACACCCACCCCAACGCGTCGGGGCGTTTGTCCGACGTGGACGTCAGCGCTCTCACGGCTTCGCGCTTCGACTGTATGTGCGCGGTGGGCGCTCGGGACGGCAGAGTAGTGGATATGGAAGTGGCCTATCTCACCCCCGCGGGCGTGGAGAAGGTCTATATTCGCGGCAGTCATTTCGACGACGCCGATCTCTTGGGGCGCATAGGCGTGGCCGAGGCCGATACCAAGCGGCAGGCCATACCCGAGCGCGAGGCGGGGCGTTGTCTGTTGGTTCACGCGGGCGACGAACGCGACGTCAAGGAGTCTTTGTCCGAGTTGGCGGCATTGTCCCTCACGTTGGGGTATACCCCCGTGGACGAGCTCGTGCAGAAGAGAGAGAAGCCCGACCGCCTTACCTACGTGGGTAGCGGCAAAGTGTCCGAGCTGGCGCTTACTTGCCAAGTCAAAGGGGTAGATACCGTCATTTGCGACCACCAACTGTCGGGCGTGCAGATCCGCAATTTAGAGAACGCCTTGGGGCTTACGGTCATCGACCGCACCACGGTCATTCTGGACATTTTCGCCCGCCACGCCACCACCAACGAGGGCAAGTTGCAGGTGGAGTTGGCGCGGTTACAGCACAGCCTTCCTTTGGTCGGCAACGGGGAAGAGGGGCTCAGCCGTCAGCGCGGCGGCTTACACGCCATGGCGGGCGCGGGCGAGACCAAGGCCGAGACCGACCGCCGCACCATTCGCCGTCAAATCGTGCAGGTTCGGGAGAAACTCAAAAAACTCGAAGAGGAGCGCGATTCCCGTCGCCAAACGCGGCAGGCGGGCGGGCTCAAAAACGTGGTCATCGTGGGCTACACTAACGCGGGCAAGAGCACGTTGATGAACTATATCACCAAAGCGGGCGTATTGGAAGAGAACAAACTGTTCGCCACCTTGGATTCGGTCAGCCGCACGGTGTGGGACGACGGTTACAAATATCTACTTACGGACACGGTCGGTTTTATCCGCCGTTTGCCGCACGAGTTTATCGAGGCGTTCAAGAGCACCTTGGACGAGGCGCGTTATGCCGATTTGCTGTTGCACGTGGTGGACTGCAGCAGTCCGCATATGACCGAGGAGTTCGACGTTGTAGAGGACGTTTTGCACCAAATAGGGGCATACGCCCCCACCCTTATCGTGTACAACAAGGTCGACCGAGGGGTTTCGGGCCCCTTGCCGCGGCTGGTGGACGCCGTCCGCGTCAGCGCCAAGACGGGCGAGGGCATAGACGACCTTCGCCGTCTTATCAAGCAAAAATTAACCCAAGAAGGAGAGTAA